The following coding sequences are from one Nicotiana tomentosiformis chromosome 3, ASM39032v3, whole genome shotgun sequence window:
- the LOC138906926 gene encoding uncharacterized protein — MPELPRLEWKGFSISTSSRIISFLKARHLVEKGCLAYLAYLQDTTVESSTIDSVPVVQEFADVFPSDLPSMPPDRDIDFCIDLAPGTQPISIPPYRMAPKELKELKEQLEELLAKGFVRPSVSP; from the coding sequence atgccagagttgccgagattggagtggaagggtttctCTATTAGTACATCTAGTAGgattatctcttttctgaaggctcgacatctggtcgagaagggttgtctgGCGTATCTAGCATATCTTCAGGATACCACCGTAGAGTCttcgacgattgattcagtgccagtagtccaAGAATttgccgatgtgtttccttctgaccttccaagcatgccgccagatcgtgatattgatttctgtattgatttggctccaggtacccagcctatatctatccccccgtaccgtatggctccgaaagagctgAAGGAGctgaaggagcagcttgaggagtta